In the Streptomyces sp. NBC_00525 genome, one interval contains:
- a CDS encoding ABC transporter ATP-binding protein has product MHIRDLPYPDPGDPDVRSGPRFLLWLGRNQLRGQVKALLWGLLHQCSIAGYPLAVGLAVQAVVDRSGSRLALAGALTALLGVATAVSDAMVHRSAVTNWITAAARVQQLLARKTAELGSLLTRRVAAGEVVAVSTGDVEKIGWFVESLSRFIAAATVLVVISVGLVVYLPSLGVLVAIAMPFLALSVLPLLPRATRRADVQREKGGRATELASDTVAGLRVLRGIGGEELFLKRYRRASQEVRVAAVHSARMWSLISAVQVLLPGLLLLALVVHGAALARDGKIGVGELVTVYSAVTLMLFPLRHFEEIAMAYSFSRPSAQRAVRVLGLSRTTRPATVTTAPSGDLYDPVTGLLAPQGRLTAVVCGDPDEAGRLADRLGGHALPSETGSEAGDGNADGDGDGNGDSDGTDAPPSVLLGGVALDEVERSVARAAVLVQDKDPVLLSGTLRELLDVPSSGRVAAGEALSAAQCDDVLAALAQASPDPDCEPMDTRITERGRSLSGGQRQRLALARSLLADPDVLVLDEPTSAVDSHTEARVAAGVRELRANRTTVAFSSSPLLLDLADRVALVHDGTVVAVGTHRELLRTEERYRAVVARDTDDEKEPDAAPERSEGVSTEQEVEERA; this is encoded by the coding sequence ATGCACATTCGCGATCTTCCGTATCCGGACCCCGGCGATCCCGACGTCCGTTCGGGCCCCCGCTTCCTGCTCTGGCTGGGCCGCAATCAGCTGCGCGGCCAGGTCAAGGCGTTGCTGTGGGGGCTGCTGCACCAGTGCTCGATCGCGGGGTATCCGCTCGCGGTGGGCCTCGCCGTCCAGGCGGTCGTCGACCGGTCCGGGAGCCGGCTCGCGCTGGCGGGCGCGCTGACCGCGCTGCTGGGCGTGGCGACGGCGGTGAGCGACGCCATGGTCCACCGGAGCGCCGTCACCAACTGGATCACCGCGGCCGCGCGGGTCCAGCAGCTGCTCGCCCGCAAGACGGCGGAGCTGGGTTCGCTGCTGACGCGCAGGGTCGCGGCGGGCGAGGTGGTCGCGGTGTCGACCGGTGACGTGGAGAAGATCGGCTGGTTCGTGGAGTCCCTCTCCCGCTTCATCGCCGCCGCGACCGTGCTCGTCGTCATCAGCGTGGGGCTCGTCGTCTACCTGCCGTCGCTGGGCGTCCTCGTGGCGATCGCCATGCCGTTCCTCGCCCTGTCCGTCCTGCCGCTGCTGCCGCGCGCCACCCGGCGGGCCGACGTGCAGCGGGAGAAGGGCGGCAGGGCCACCGAGCTCGCCTCGGACACCGTGGCCGGGCTGCGGGTCCTGCGCGGCATCGGCGGCGAGGAGCTGTTCCTGAAGCGGTACCGGCGGGCCTCGCAGGAGGTTCGGGTGGCGGCGGTGCACAGCGCCCGGATGTGGTCGCTGATCTCCGCCGTGCAGGTTCTGCTGCCGGGGCTGCTGCTGCTCGCCCTGGTCGTCCACGGCGCCGCGCTGGCCCGTGACGGCAAGATCGGGGTCGGCGAGCTGGTCACGGTGTACAGCGCGGTCACCCTGATGCTGTTTCCTCTGCGTCACTTCGAAGAGATCGCGATGGCCTACTCCTTCTCCCGCCCCTCGGCGCAGCGCGCGGTGCGTGTGCTGGGGCTGAGCCGCACCACCCGGCCGGCCACCGTCACCACCGCCCCGTCCGGCGATCTGTACGACCCGGTCACCGGGCTGCTGGCCCCGCAGGGCCGGCTCACCGCCGTGGTGTGCGGCGACCCGGACGAGGCGGGCCGGCTGGCGGACCGGCTCGGCGGCCACGCCCTGCCCAGCGAGACCGGGTCCGAGGCCGGGGACGGCAACGCGGACGGCGACGGCGACGGCAACGGGGACAGCGACGGCACCGACGCCCCGCCCTCCGTCCTGCTGGGCGGCGTGGCGCTGGACGAGGTGGAGCGGTCCGTGGCGCGGGCCGCCGTGCTGGTCCAGGACAAGGACCCGGTGCTGCTCTCCGGCACCCTGCGCGAACTGCTCGACGTGCCCTCGTCCGGGCGGGTGGCGGCCGGTGAGGCGCTGTCCGCCGCGCAGTGCGACGACGTACTGGCCGCGCTGGCCCAGGCGTCGCCGGACCCGGACTGCGAGCCGATGGACACCCGGATCACCGAACGCGGCCGGTCCCTTTCCGGCGGCCAGCGCCAGCGGCTCGCCCTGGCCCGGTCGCTGCTGGCGGACCCGGACGTCCTCGTCCTCGACGAGCCCACCTCCGCGGTCGACTCGCACACCGAGGCCCGCGTCGCGGCGGGCGTCAGGGAGCTGCGCGCGAACCGTACGACCGTCGCGTTCTCCTCCTCGCCGCTGCTGCTGGACCTGGCGGACCGGGTGGCGCTGGTGCACGACGGCACGGTCGTCGCGGTCGGTACGCACCGCGAGCTGCTGCGCACCGAGGAGCGGTACCGGGCCGTCGTGGCCCGCGACACCGACGACGAGAAGGAGCCCGACGCCGCACCCGAGCGGAGCGAGGGCGTAAGCACCGAACAGGAAGTCGAGGAACGGGCATGA
- a CDS encoding ABC transporter ATP-binding protein: protein MKPDAPTWTPPPRDGSQPPADVRRILRLFRPYRGRLAVVGLLVGASSLVSVASPFLLREILDTAIPQGRTGLLSLLALGMILTAVMNSVFGVLQTLISTTVGQRVMHDLRTAVYAQLQRMPLAFFTRTRTGEVQSRIANDIGGMQATVTSTATSLVSNLTAVVATVVAMLALDWRLTVVSLLLLPVFVWISRRVGRERKKITTQRQKQMAAMAATVTESLSVSGILLGRTMGRSDSLTRGFAEESERLVDLEVRSSMAGRWRMSTIGIVMAAMPAVIYWAAGMALQSGGPAVSIGTLVAFVSLQQGLFRPAVSLLSTGVQMQTSLALFQRIFEYLDLTVDITEPENPVHLDKIRGEVRFEHVDFSYDEQSGPTLSDVDVTVPAGAALAVVGPTGSGKSTLSYLVPRLYDVTGGRVTLDGVDVRDLDFDTLVRAVGVVSQETYLFHASVAENLRFAKPDATDEEIEAAARAAQIHDHIASLPDGYDTLVGERGYRFSGGEKQRLAIARTILRDPPVLILDEATSALDTRTEHAVQAAIDSLSAGRTTITIAHRLSTVRDADQIVVLDGGRTAERGTHEELLRLDGRYAALVRRDTEMAPMAG from the coding sequence ATGAAACCCGACGCACCCACGTGGACACCCCCGCCCCGGGACGGCAGTCAGCCGCCCGCCGACGTGCGCCGCATCCTGCGCCTGTTCCGCCCGTACCGCGGCCGCCTCGCGGTGGTCGGACTGCTCGTCGGCGCCTCGTCGCTGGTGTCGGTCGCCTCGCCGTTCCTGCTGCGCGAAATCCTGGACACCGCCATCCCGCAGGGGCGCACCGGACTGCTCTCGCTGCTCGCCCTCGGCATGATCCTCACCGCCGTGATGAACAGCGTCTTCGGTGTTCTGCAGACCCTCATCTCCACCACGGTCGGCCAGCGCGTCATGCACGACCTGCGCACCGCGGTCTACGCGCAGCTCCAACGGATGCCGCTCGCCTTCTTCACCCGGACCCGCACCGGCGAGGTCCAGTCCCGGATCGCCAACGACATCGGCGGCATGCAGGCCACCGTCACCTCGACGGCGACCTCCCTCGTCTCCAACCTCACCGCCGTCGTCGCCACCGTCGTCGCCATGCTCGCGCTCGACTGGCGACTGACCGTCGTCTCGCTGCTCCTGCTGCCGGTCTTCGTCTGGATCAGCCGCCGTGTCGGCCGGGAACGCAAGAAGATCACCACCCAGCGCCAGAAGCAGATGGCCGCCATGGCCGCCACCGTCACCGAGTCGCTGTCCGTCAGCGGCATCCTCCTCGGCCGCACGATGGGCCGTTCCGACTCGCTGACCCGCGGCTTCGCCGAGGAGTCCGAGCGGCTGGTCGACCTCGAAGTGCGCTCCAGCATGGCCGGACGGTGGCGGATGTCCACGATCGGCATCGTCATGGCCGCCATGCCCGCCGTCATCTACTGGGCCGCCGGCATGGCCCTGCAGTCCGGCGGCCCCGCCGTCTCGATCGGTACCCTGGTCGCCTTCGTCTCGCTCCAGCAGGGCCTCTTCCGCCCGGCCGTCAGCCTGCTCTCGACCGGCGTGCAGATGCAGACGTCCCTCGCGCTCTTCCAGCGCATCTTCGAGTACCTCGACCTCACCGTGGACATCACGGAGCCGGAGAACCCGGTCCACCTGGACAAGATCCGGGGCGAGGTCCGCTTCGAGCACGTCGACTTCAGCTACGACGAGCAGAGCGGCCCCACCCTCAGCGATGTCGATGTGACCGTGCCCGCCGGCGCCGCACTGGCCGTCGTCGGCCCCACCGGCTCCGGCAAGTCCACCCTCAGCTATCTCGTGCCCCGCCTGTACGACGTGACCGGCGGTCGGGTCACCCTCGACGGGGTCGATGTGCGCGACCTGGACTTCGACACCCTGGTCCGCGCGGTCGGCGTCGTCTCGCAGGAGACCTACCTCTTCCACGCCTCGGTCGCCGAAAACCTGCGCTTCGCCAAGCCCGACGCCACCGACGAGGAGATCGAGGCCGCAGCCCGCGCGGCCCAGATCCACGACCACATCGCCTCCCTGCCCGACGGCTACGACACCCTCGTGGGGGAGCGCGGATACCGCTTCTCGGGCGGCGAGAAGCAGCGCCTGGCCATCGCGCGCACCATCCTGCGCGACCCGCCGGTGCTGATCCTGGACGAGGCCACCAGCGCGCTGGACACCCGCACCGAACATGCCGTCCAGGCCGCGATCGACTCCCTGTCCGCCGGACGCACCACGATCACCATCGCCCACCGGCTCTCCACCGTCCGCGACGCCGACCAGATCGTCGTCCTCGACGGCGGCCGCACGGCGGAGCGCGGCACCCACGAGGAACTGCTCCGACTGGACGGCCGGTACGCGGCGCTGGTCCGTAGGGACACGGAGATGGCCCCGATGGCCGGCTGA
- a CDS encoding FAD-binding and (Fe-S)-binding domain-containing protein, which translates to MPLLEPDPDTLRPAAVRPPSHDRVPDERAGGTPEPLRSELTALLGAEKVLWKVSDLVKYASDASPYRFVPQVVVVPEDIDDISAILSYAHGRGRSVVFRAAGTSLNGQAQGEDILVDVRRNWAGVEVLADGARARIRPGTTVLRANAALARYGRLLGPDPASAIACTIGGVVANNASGMTAGTTRNSYRTVSSLTFVLPSGTVVDTGDPAADEELARAEPRLCEGLLALKAEIEADAALTARIRAKYEIKNTNGYRLDAFLDGSTPVEILRGLMVGSEGTFGFISEVVFDTLPLDRRISTALLFFPSLTAAAAAVPLFNEAGALAVELMDGNTLRASVSVRGVPSDWAGLPKETTALLVEFRAPDEAGQEAYERAAAEVVRRLELVRPVTSVTNEFTRDAATISGYWTARKAFVTAVGGSRPSGTTLITEDFAVPPSRLADACEALLALQAEHGFDAAVAGHAAHGNLHFLLAFDAARPADVERYAAFMADFCRLTVERFDGSLKAEHATGRNIAPFLELEWGPRATELMWRTKQVIDPDGVLAPRIVLDRDPKAHLRGLKTIPRVEPVADPCIECGFCEPTCPSHDLTTSPRQRIVLRREMMRQPVDSTVETNLLDSYGYDAVDTCAGDSTCKLACPVGIDTGAMMKGFRHQRHSPREERIAALAARHFGAAETAARLAVAAASRIDDRLLQGVTRLARRAVRPDLVPEWLPEIPGAAPRKLPPTRRAGASAVYYPACVNRIFGSPDGYRGPSLPQAVGAVSARAGRPVWIPDDVNGTCCATIWHSKGYDAGNAVMANRIVEAAWGWTGGGKLPLVVDASSCTLGIAQEVVPYLTEENRELHGELTITDSLVWAADELLPELTVLRTRGSAVLHPTCSMEHLADVDRLHAVAAACADEAVIPDDAACCGFAGDRGMLHKELTASATAKEAAEVRSRAYEAYLSANRMCEIGMDRATGRSYHSALMELEWATRPGPA; encoded by the coding sequence ATGCCGCTGCTGGAGCCGGACCCCGACACGCTGCGCCCCGCCGCGGTGCGCCCGCCCTCCCACGACCGCGTCCCCGATGAGCGGGCCGGGGGCACGCCGGAGCCGCTGCGCTCCGAGCTGACCGCCCTGCTCGGCGCCGAGAAGGTGCTCTGGAAGGTCTCCGACCTGGTGAAGTACGCCTCCGACGCCAGCCCGTACCGCTTCGTGCCCCAGGTGGTGGTCGTCCCGGAGGACATCGACGACATCTCCGCGATTCTCTCGTACGCGCACGGCAGGGGGCGCAGCGTCGTCTTCCGCGCCGCCGGTACGAGCCTCAACGGCCAGGCGCAGGGCGAGGACATTCTGGTGGACGTCCGGCGGAACTGGGCGGGCGTCGAGGTCCTGGCGGACGGCGCCCGTGCCCGTATCCGGCCGGGGACGACGGTTCTCCGGGCCAACGCCGCCCTCGCCCGGTACGGCAGGCTGCTGGGCCCCGACCCGGCCAGTGCCATCGCCTGCACGATCGGCGGGGTCGTCGCCAACAACGCCTCGGGCATGACCGCGGGCACCACCCGCAATTCGTACCGCACCGTCTCCTCGCTCACGTTCGTGCTGCCCAGCGGGACCGTGGTGGACACCGGCGATCCGGCGGCCGACGAGGAACTGGCCCGCGCCGAGCCTCGGCTGTGCGAAGGGCTGCTGGCGCTCAAGGCCGAGATCGAGGCGGATGCCGCGCTCACCGCCCGCATCCGGGCCAAGTACGAGATCAAGAACACCAACGGCTACCGGCTGGACGCGTTCCTGGACGGTTCGACCCCGGTGGAGATCCTGCGCGGTCTCATGGTGGGCTCCGAGGGGACCTTCGGCTTCATCTCCGAGGTCGTCTTCGACACCCTGCCGCTGGACCGCCGGATCTCCACCGCGCTGCTGTTCTTCCCCTCGCTGACCGCCGCCGCGGCCGCCGTGCCGCTGTTCAACGAGGCGGGTGCCCTGGCCGTCGAGCTGATGGACGGCAACACCCTGCGCGCCTCGGTCAGTGTGCGGGGCGTCCCCTCCGACTGGGCCGGGCTGCCGAAGGAGACCACGGCGCTGCTGGTGGAGTTCCGCGCCCCCGACGAGGCCGGCCAGGAGGCGTACGAGCGGGCGGCGGCCGAGGTGGTGCGGCGGCTGGAGTTGGTCCGGCCGGTGACCTCAGTGACCAACGAGTTCACCCGTGACGCGGCCACGATCTCCGGCTACTGGACGGCCCGCAAGGCGTTCGTCACCGCGGTCGGCGGCTCCCGCCCCTCGGGCACGACGCTGATCACGGAGGACTTCGCCGTCCCCCCGTCCCGGCTGGCGGACGCCTGCGAGGCACTGCTCGCGCTCCAGGCGGAACACGGTTTCGACGCCGCCGTCGCCGGCCACGCCGCGCACGGCAACCTGCACTTCCTGCTGGCGTTCGACGCGGCGCGCCCGGCCGACGTCGAGCGCTACGCCGCCTTCATGGCGGACTTCTGCCGGCTGACGGTGGAGCGGTTCGACGGATCGCTCAAGGCGGAACACGCCACCGGCCGCAACATCGCCCCCTTCCTGGAGCTGGAGTGGGGTCCGCGCGCCACCGAGCTGATGTGGCGCACCAAACAGGTCATCGACCCGGACGGGGTCCTGGCCCCGAGGATCGTCCTGGACCGCGATCCGAAGGCCCATCTGCGCGGGCTGAAGACCATTCCGAGGGTGGAGCCGGTCGCGGACCCGTGCATCGAGTGCGGCTTCTGCGAACCGACCTGTCCCAGCCACGATCTGACGACCTCGCCGCGCCAGCGCATCGTGCTGCGCCGGGAGATGATGCGCCAGCCCGTCGATTCCACCGTCGAGACGAACCTCCTCGACTCCTACGGCTACGACGCCGTGGACACCTGCGCAGGTGACTCCACCTGCAAGCTCGCCTGCCCCGTCGGCATCGACACCGGCGCCATGATGAAGGGCTTCCGCCATCAGCGGCACTCGCCGCGCGAGGAGCGCATCGCCGCGCTCGCCGCCCGGCACTTCGGCGCGGCGGAGACGGCGGCCCGGCTGGCGGTGGCCGCGGCGAGCAGGATCGACGACCGGCTGCTCCAGGGGGTCACCCGGCTCGCCCGCCGGGCGGTGCGCCCGGACCTCGTCCCGGAGTGGCTGCCGGAGATCCCCGGCGCGGCCCCCCGGAAGCTGCCGCCGACCCGCAGGGCGGGGGCGAGCGCCGTCTACTACCCGGCCTGTGTGAACCGAATCTTCGGCAGCCCGGACGGGTATCGCGGCCCGTCGCTGCCGCAGGCGGTGGGCGCCGTGTCGGCCCGGGCGGGAAGGCCCGTATGGATTCCGGACGACGTCAACGGCACCTGCTGCGCCACCATCTGGCACTCCAAGGGCTACGACGCCGGTAACGCCGTCATGGCCAACCGGATCGTGGAGGCCGCCTGGGGCTGGACCGGCGGCGGGAAGCTGCCGCTGGTGGTGGACGCCTCGTCGTGCACGCTGGGCATCGCCCAGGAGGTGGTCCCGTATCTCACCGAGGAGAACCGGGAGTTGCACGGCGAGCTGACCATCACCGATTCGCTGGTCTGGGCGGCGGACGAACTGCTTCCTGAGCTGACGGTGCTGCGGACGAGGGGTTCGGCCGTGCTGCATCCGACCTGTTCGATGGAGCATCTCGCCGATGTGGACCGGCTGCACGCGGTGGCGGCGGCCTGCGCGGACGAGGCGGTGATCCCGGACGACGCCGCGTGCTGCGGCTTCGCGGGCGACCGCGGCATGCTGCACAAGGAGCTGACCGCGTCCGCGACGGCGAAGGAGGCCGCCGAGGTGCGGTCCCGCGCGTACGAGGCGTATCTCTCGGCCAACCGGATGTGCGAGATCGGCATGGACCGGGCGACGGGCCGCTCGTACCACTCGGCGCTGATGGAACTGGAGTGGGCGACACGCCCCGGCCCCGCCTGA
- a CDS encoding MarR family winged helix-turn-helix transcriptional regulator has translation MDSPDPDGLLAEQLLRLTRRLHRIQSRQLEPIGITPAQFRLLRTVAHYEGPPRMADLAKRLDVVPRAVTTLVDALEAGGRVRRIPDPASRRVVRIEITDEGVATLRSLRDARRAAAEEILAPLTADQREELGGLLTALVNGMPERRC, from the coding sequence ATGGACTCCCCCGACCCCGACGGCCTGCTCGCCGAACAACTGCTGCGGCTGACGCGGCGGCTCCACCGCATCCAGAGCCGCCAGCTGGAGCCGATCGGCATCACGCCCGCGCAGTTCCGGCTGCTGCGCACCGTCGCGCATTACGAGGGCCCGCCCCGGATGGCTGATCTCGCCAAGCGCCTCGACGTGGTCCCCCGCGCCGTCACCACCCTGGTGGACGCGCTGGAGGCCGGTGGCCGGGTCCGCCGCATCCCCGATCCGGCCAGCCGCAGGGTCGTCCGGATCGAGATCACGGACGAGGGCGTCGCCACGCTGCGCTCGCTGCGCGACGCGCGCCGGGCGGCCGCAGAGGAGATCCTGGCTCCATTGACCGCCGACCAGCGCGAGGAGCTCGGCGGCCTGCTGACCGCCCTGGTCAACGGGATGCCGGAGCGCCGCTGCTGA
- a CDS encoding L,D-transpeptidase family protein yields the protein MRIAGAVRVVASAAACGVLLTTLTSCGGDGNDGAKKSGAAKRSAAAKGHAAKGHAEPPTTGLKRIPDVGDRLQSQIPADSRQVVAVYGAGKNSADSTVVLYTKSGSTWDKVAGWKGHNGKKGWTADHHENDKRSPVGVFTLSDAGGVLADPGARLPYTRTPSIQAPHYWPQTHWHDFDYVIAIDYNRVKGTPPNDPTRPRGQTKGGSIWLHMDHGSGTSACVSVSKEAMEKLLRTLDPKQHPVVVMGDRASLRA from the coding sequence ATGCGTATAGCCGGTGCGGTACGAGTGGTGGCCTCGGCGGCCGCCTGTGGTGTCCTGCTCACGACCCTGACGTCCTGCGGGGGCGACGGGAACGACGGCGCGAAGAAGAGCGGCGCCGCCAAGCGGTCCGCCGCCGCGAAGGGCCACGCCGCGAAGGGCCACGCCGAGCCCCCGACCACCGGCCTCAAGCGCATCCCCGACGTCGGCGACCGGCTCCAGTCGCAGATCCCGGCCGACTCCCGCCAGGTCGTCGCCGTCTACGGCGCCGGAAAGAACTCCGCGGACTCCACCGTCGTGCTCTACACCAAATCGGGCTCCACCTGGGACAAGGTCGCGGGCTGGAAGGGCCACAACGGCAAGAAGGGCTGGACGGCCGACCACCACGAGAACGACAAGCGCAGCCCGGTGGGCGTCTTCACCCTCAGCGACGCCGGCGGCGTGCTCGCCGACCCCGGCGCCCGCCTCCCGTACACGCGGACGCCCTCGATCCAGGCCCCGCACTACTGGCCCCAAACCCACTGGCACGACTTCGACTACGTCATCGCGATCGACTACAACCGCGTCAAGGGCACTCCCCCCAACGACCCGACGCGCCCCCGGGGCCAGACCAAGGGCGGCAGCATCTGGCTCCACATGGACCACGGCAGCGGCACCTCGGCCTGCGTGAGCGTGTCCAAGGAGGCCATGGAGAAACTGCTGCGCACCCTGGACCCGAAGCAGCACCCGGTCGTGGTCATGGGCGATCGCGCGAGCTTGCGCGCCTGA